The sequence below is a genomic window from Sinorhizobium terangae.
ATCGAGATCTTTCCGCCCGCCGAGATCGAATAGATGATCATGTTGTGCGATGGGGGCAACATCAGAGCAATCAACGCCGCCATGGAGGTGACGTTGACCGCGTAGTCGGCGCCGTAACCGCGCTCCTTCATCTGCGGGATCATCAATCCGCCCACGGCCGCGGCCTCTGCAACCGCGGAGCCGGAAATGCCGCCGAACAGCGTCGCCGTGACGATGTTGACCTGTCCCAGCCCGCCGCGGACATGCCCGACCAGCGAGGCGGCGAAGGCGACGATCTTCTGGGCGATGCCGCCGCGCACCATCAGGTCGCCGGCGTAGATGAAGAAGGGAATGGCGAGCAGCGAAAACACGCTCATGCCGGAATTCAGCCGCTGGAAGATCACCAGCGGCGGCAGCCCCAGATAGAGCACGGTCGCGAAAGACGCAACGCCGAGGCAGAAGGCGATCGGCGTGCCGATCAGCATCAGGAGCGTGAATACGCCGAAGAGGATTATCATATCCATCGCATCACGCCTTTACGTTCGCGGTGTCGAGTTCGGCGGCGACCTCCGCCGGCGGCATTTCGTCGAGCAGGTCGTCGATGGGTTCGCCGGCAAGGCGCAGAACGATGCGTTCCAGGGCAAACAGGCTGATGAGAACGCCGCCGGCAACCAGCGGCACGTAGTTCCATCCGCCGGAAATATGGAGCGAGGGCAGAATGGTGCCCCAAGTGAGGCCGACGAGCTCGATCCCGTACCAGATCATCCCGACGCCGAAAGCGAGGGCGACGAGATCCGAGATCATGCGCAGCCATTTCTTGCCGCTTTTCGGCACGACGTAGAGAAGCACGTCGAAACCGAGGTGATAGTTTTCCCGCACGCCGACGGCGGCGCCCAGGAAGATGAACCAGCTCATCAGCATGACGGCGCCGGGCTCGGTCCAGCTCGGCGAGTCATTCAGCACGTAGCGGCAGAACACCTGCCACGCGACGATGGCCGTCATCACGACGAGGCCGGTGCCCGCGAGCCATAGCGAAAGCGTGCTCAGCCAGGACAGCGCGCGGCCTGTTTTCACCAATGTGGTAGACACGGTCGTCATTCCCTTCGAGGGGACAGGCAGGCATTTCGAAGTGCTAAAGCGATGTCTGCGCGTCTGGTAAGACGCGCGGCGCTGTATGCCTGCCCGTCGGTCTCGCTACTGAACCGCCTGAACGTCCTCGACCATCTTCTTCAGGACAGGGTCGGTGACGTGTTTTTCGTAGACCGGCTTCATGGCGTCGATGAAACCCTGCTTGTCGGGGGTGGTGATCTGCGCGCCGGCCGCCTCGATTTTCGCGCGCGATTCGTTCACCTTGGCCGCCCAGAGCTCGCGCTGCTTGGCGACGCTCTCCTTGGCAGACTGTTTGAAGAGTTCCTGGTCTTCCGGAGTAAGCTTGTCGAAGACGGCCTTGTTCATCACGAACACTTCCGGAAGGATGGTGTGCTCGTCGAGCGAGAAGTTCTTGGCTACCTCGAAATGCTTGGCGGTGTCATAACTCGGGAAGTTGTTCTCCGCGCCGTCGATGACGCCGGTTTCGATCGCGGAATAAACTTCGCCGTAGGGCATCGGTGTGGCGTTCGCCCCGAGCGCCGCAACCATGTCCACGAAGATGTCGGACTGGATGACGCGGAACTTGAGCCCCTTCATATCGGCGACCGAATTGATCGGCTTCTGCTTGTTGTAGAAGGAGCGCGAGCCGGCGTCGTAATAGGCAAGCACGACCAGCCCGGCGCCTTCGAAGGCCGTCTTGATCTGGTCCCCGATCGCCCCGTCCATGACCTTGTGCATGTGCTCTTCCGAACGGAAAAGGTAGGGCAGCGCCGGAACAATCGATTCCTTCACCGTGCCGTTAAAGGGCGCCATCGAAACGCGGTTCAGCTCGATCACGCCGGAGCGGACCTGCTCGATGGTGTCCTTTTCCTCCCCCAACTGCGCGGAATGGTAAACCTCGACG
It includes:
- a CDS encoding TRAP transporter substrate-binding protein is translated as MRNLVKLAAGLLTAAAFITSAASAQTVLRSSDTHPDGYPTVEAVKYFGELVKERTGGRYAVEVYHSAQLGEEKDTIEQVRSGVIELNRVSMAPFNGTVKESIVPALPYLFRSEEHMHKVMDGAIGDQIKTAFEGAGLVVLAYYDAGSRSFYNKQKPINSVADMKGLKFRVIQSDIFVDMVAALGANATPMPYGEVYSAIETGVIDGAENNFPSYDTAKHFEVAKNFSLDEHTILPEVFVMNKAVFDKLTPEDQELFKQSAKESVAKQRELWAAKVNESRAKIEAAGAQITTPDKQGFIDAMKPVYEKHVTDPVLKKMVEDVQAVQ
- a CDS encoding TRAP transporter small permease, with product MSTTLVKTGRALSWLSTLSLWLAGTGLVVMTAIVAWQVFCRYVLNDSPSWTEPGAVMLMSWFIFLGAAVGVRENYHLGFDVLLYVVPKSGKKWLRMISDLVALAFGVGMIWYGIELVGLTWGTILPSLHISGGWNYVPLVAGGVLISLFALERIVLRLAGEPIDDLLDEMPPAEVAAELDTANVKA